One window of the Nicotiana tabacum cultivar K326 chromosome 4, ASM71507v2, whole genome shotgun sequence genome contains the following:
- the LOC107794516 gene encoding PLAT domain-containing protein 3, whose product MVDEAKFGNQISSQKKEMMTNRHFLFAVVFTFFLSAVAADSSEDCVYTLYVKTGSIIKGGTDSKISVTLGDAKGKSVYIPDLEKWGLMGPNYDYYERGNVDIFTGRGLCLSPPICRLNVTSDGSGDHHGWFLDFVETTFTGPHKTCSQSIFYVEQWLASDAPPYELSVSLDGCKKKTGLGQHARRFVVGKPNRSASE is encoded by the exons ATGGTAGACGAAGCCAAATTTGGAAATCAAATCTCATCTCAAAAGAAAGAAATGATGACGAATCGCCACTTCCTCTTTGCTGTTGTTTTCACTTTCTTTCTTTCAGCTGTTGCAGCAGATTCTTCT GAAGACTGTGTATACACATTGTATGTTAAAACTGGATCAATCATAAAGGGAGGAACAGACTCCAAAATCAGCGTTACACTTGGCGATGCTAAAGGAAAATCAGTATATATTCCAGATCTAGAGAAATGGGGTTTAATGGGCCCAAATTATGATTACTACGAAAGGGGTAATGTGGACATCTTCACTGGTAGAGGCCTATGTCTTAGCCCACCAATTTGCAGGCTTAATGTTACTTCTGATGGATCAGGTGACCACCACGGTTGGTTTCTTGATTTTGTTGAGACTACTTTTACTGGGCCACACAAAACTTGTAGCCAATCCATATTCTATGTCGAACAATGGTTGGCTTCTGATGCACCTCCTTATGAGTTATCAGTTTCACTTGATGGTTGTAAAAAGAAGACTGGGCTTGGACAACATGCTCGGCGTTTTGTTGTGGGAAAGCCCAATCGATCTGCTTCGGAATAG